Within Pseudomonas tructae, the genomic segment TGCAAGGATGACGCCCGGCCGCGATTGCGGCACACTCCCAGCGCCCTTTTGCCAAGGGCGCTGACACCGCCTGGAGCCTGCCCCAATGCCCACACCCCACGCCGATCCCGCCCTGCACAACTACCGGGCCATCGCCGACGCCATCGCCACCTTGTTCTTCCCCCACGCCGAAGTGGTGCTGCACGATTTGCGCAGCCAGAAGATCGACTACATCGCCAACAACCTGTCCAAGCGCGAGATTGGCGACGATGCGGCCCTGGAGGACATGTTCGAGGAAGGCACCGACGAGACCAATATCGGCCCGTACGAAAAGCTCAACTGGGACGGTCAGAAGATCCGCTCGCTGAGCACCGTACTGCGCGACCCGGCCGGCAAGCCGCTGGCGCTGCTGTGCATCAACCTGAACATTTCCCTGTTCGAGAACGCCAAGGCGGCATTGGACCTGTTCCTCTCGCCGAGCAAGCTGATCCCGCAACCCGACGCGCTGTTTCGCGATGACTGGCAGGAACGTATCAACACCTTCCTCAACAGCTGGCTGCGCCAGCGCCAACTGAGCCTCAACCTGCTCAGCCGCGACCACAAGCGCGAGCTGGTACTGGCCCTGCACGCCGAGGGCGCGTTCAAGGGCAAGAGTGCGGCCAACTATGTGGCCAATGTGCTGGGGATGGGACGGGCGACGGTGTACAAGCACCTGAAGGAACTCAAGGCCTGATGACGCTCAGGCCTTGAGTGAGGTGGCGGTCAGTCGCCGTAGATGTCCGACTTGAAGTACTTGGCCTGGATCTTCTGGTACTCGCCATTGGCGCGCAGGTCATCGATGGCCTGGTTGAGCTTGCTGACCAGCTCGCCGTTGCCCTTGCGCACGGCGATCCCGGCACCTTCACCGACGTATTTCGGATCTTTCAGCTCAGGACCGGTGAAGGCATAGCCCGCGCCACGCGGCATGGACAGAAAGTCTTCCAGCGGGATGGTGTCGGCAAAAATCGCATCAACACGTCCTGATGCCAGGTCCATGTAGATCTCTTCGTTGTTGCTATAGCGCTTGACCGTGATGCCCTTGGGCTCGAACACTTCGGTGGCATAGCGATCAGTGGTGGTCGCGCGCTGCACGCCCACCGTCTTGCCCTTGAGGCTCTGGTACTGGTCATCGACCTGCGCACCCTTTTTCATCACCAGGCGCGATGAGGTGAAATAGTACTTGTGGGTGAAGTCCACGGACTTCTTGCGCTCTTCGCTGATGGTCATCGACGACAGTGCAGCGTCGATCTTCTTCACTTTCAGCGACGGGATCAGCCCGTCGAACTCGACCTCTTTCCATTCACACTTGACCTGCATCTGCGCGCACAGGGCATTGCCGATGTCGTAGTCGAACCCGACGATTTCGCCTTTGTCATTCTTCGAGGCAAAGGGTGGGTAGGCGGCTTCGATGCCGATGCGCAAGGTCTCTTGCGCGGCGAACAGACTGCTGCTGGCCAACAGACTCATGGCCAGACCGCTGATCAGGGTGAACTTGTTCATGACGGATCTCTCTCGCTCGTTGTTGGAGGTGTGTTGCAAGACAGAGGGGATGGGGCAGGCAAGGGTCGGCCTGGAATCAAATAGTACTTATAATTCCATACTGGACTTTTCTGTACGAAAACTCAACACGCAAAAGCTTCGCGGGGCAAGCCCGCTCCCACAGGATGTGTGTGGGAGCGGCTTGCCCCGCGATCAGGGGTTACCAGCGCCCGGCAGCCTCTTCATCACTCTGCTTGCCCTCGACCCAGCGCGGGCCATCGCCGGTCTGTTCCTTCTTCCAGAACGGTGCGCGGGTCTTGAGGTAATCCATGATGAAATTGCAGGCGTCGAACGCCGCCTGGCGATGGGCACTGGCGACACCGACGAAGACGATCGGCTCGCCGGGCTCAAGGCTACCGATACGGTGCAGCA encodes:
- a CDS encoding helix-turn-helix transcriptional regulator, with product MPTPHADPALHNYRAIADAIATLFFPHAEVVLHDLRSQKIDYIANNLSKREIGDDAALEDMFEEGTDETNIGPYEKLNWDGQKIRSLSTVLRDPAGKPLALLCINLNISLFENAKAALDLFLSPSKLIPQPDALFRDDWQERINTFLNSWLRQRQLSLNLLSRDHKRELVLALHAEGAFKGKSAANYVANVLGMGRATVYKHLKELKA
- a CDS encoding ABC transporter substrate-binding protein; translation: MNKFTLISGLAMSLLASSSLFAAQETLRIGIEAAYPPFASKNDKGEIVGFDYDIGNALCAQMQVKCEWKEVEFDGLIPSLKVKKIDAALSSMTISEERKKSVDFTHKYYFTSSRLVMKKGAQVDDQYQSLKGKTVGVQRATTTDRYATEVFEPKGITVKRYSNNEEIYMDLASGRVDAIFADTIPLEDFLSMPRGAGYAFTGPELKDPKYVGEGAGIAVRKGNGELVSKLNQAIDDLRANGEYQKIQAKYFKSDIYGD